Part of the Mycoplasma mycoides subsp. mycoides SC str. PG1 genome is shown below.
ATCTTAAAGCATCAGCTGAATATAATTCAATGATTTTAACTGGATCAATTATATTTCCTAAAGATTTACTCATTTTAGTATTTTTGTTTAAAATTCATCCGTGACCTAATAAATGTGTGGGTTGTTTTAAATTTAAAGTTTCTAACATTACTGGTCAATAAATTGAGTGAAACCTAATAATTTCTTTTCCGGCTAATTGTAAAATTTCACAATCATCATTTTGTCAAAACTTTTTAAACAATGAGTCATCTTCTTGAAGATATCCTAAAGCTGTAATATAGTTACTTAAAGCATCTAATCAAACATAAATTATATGTTTTTGATCTTGAGTAATCGGAATTCCTCATTTAAAATTTACTCTAGTTATTGATAGATCTTTTAACCCTGGTTCAACAAAATTTTTTAACATCTCATTTCTTCTATATTCAGGAATTAAGAACTCTGATTTTAAAATATTTTGCACAAATTCTTGAAACTGACTAACTTTTAAAAAGTAAGTATTTTCATTAACTAGTTGTGGTTTTGTGTTTGAAATTTTACATAATCCATTTTCATCAATTTGTTCATTAGTTAAAAACTCTTCACAACTAACACAATATATTCCTTCATATTGTCCTTTATAGATATATCCTTTTTCTAATAAAATAGTAAAGATTTTTTGAACAGTTTTTTCATGATAATCATCTGTAGTTCTAATGAATTTATCATAGTCAATATTTAATTTAGTTCATAAATCTTTAAAAGCTTGTACTTTAGGATTTAGATATTCTAGTGGTGTTAGATTAGCTTCTTTTGCTTTGTTTTCAATCTTTTGACCATGTTCATCACTACCTGTTAAAAAGAAAGTTTCATAGCCTTGTTCTTTTTTATATCTATTTAAAATATCAGCTAGTGTTGTTGTATAAGCATGACCTAGATGTAAATTACCACTAGGATAATAAATTGGTGTGGTTATATAAAATTTCTTCGACATATATTAGTCCCTTCATAAGTATTATTGTATCAAGAATATTTTTTATATATTTTTATATATTTGAACCTGTTTAAAATATATTGTAAGTAATTAATATTTAAAGTATGAAAAATTAAGTTTTTTTGATAAATTATGTACTAATTTTAGATATTTTAGCTATATTGTTATAATATTTTCGAAAAATTTTTTGTAGGTATATTTTTATGAAAAAAGCAACTAAATTATTACTTTCTATCTTACCAATTTCATCAATTAGTTTTTTAAGTGTAGTTTCATGTTCAACAAGAAATTCAAATGCAAAACAACCAGATAAAAAGCCTGAAAAACCAAATGAAAAAGGACCAATAATTCCTAAAAATCCAGATAACAAAAAACCTACTAATAACAATAATAATTCAAACAATAATTCTAATTCTAATAATAACAAACCTGGTTCAACTGTTCCAAATGAAAATAAAGATCCATCTAAATCAGAAGAAACACCAGAAAAACCTGAAAGAGATCCTAAAAAACCTGATAAACAACCTCAAGGTGATGATCCTAATAATCATCAACCACATAATAATCAACATGCTGATCAGCCTAATATAAATAAAGACGAATTTGCTGATCTAGACAAATTACCTAAAGAAATCTCATTTGAAAGGTTTGATTTTTATACATCAAAAGATGCCACAACTGCACTAAGTCATTTAAGAACGGATGGTTCAGTTATTAAAATTATTTTTTCAAACACTCATAGAAATATTTTTGGAAAATATAATATTAATTTAGAATTAGATGGAAATGAAAAAGAAGATGTTAAAAAAGGCTTGATAGATAAAGTAAAAGTTAAATTTACTAATAAAAAAGATAAAAAATCTAAAATTATTGAGTTTACTTTTACTGGTTTTAAAGTAATTCAAAAAAGTCCTGATAAAGAAAATAAAAATAGCAAAAAAAATTATATAAAGAAAAAAGAAAAAATAGATAATAAGTTAACCGGTTTATATCCATCATTAGTTGCATATATGATTATGTATACTCAAGAACCTAAAAATTATAAGAATTTAATGCAAAAAGATTCAATAAATTTTGAGGAACTAGAAAATAATAACCCTAACCTATTTGCAGACCCAGAAATTAATCTTAATGTTGTTGCATTAAAAGACTTATTGCTTGAATATAATAGAGAGTTAGGAAAACTTTATAAAGATAAAGTAATTGCCGTTAGTTATGATGATGTTAATGGTAAATTAGGTTTAAAATTGTTAATTGAAAATAGAGAAGAAAACGATACAATAGCTAGCAAATATTCAGAAACTTTAGAGTTTGATTTTGTAGGATTTAGAAAAATTGATTTAAAAAATCCAAATAAAAACGTATTATCTTTATTATTTCCACAAAATAATTTTAAAGATATGATTAAAAATAATGTTTTTAAAAAGAAAATAGAAGTCTTGAAATCGGGAAAACAAAAAGAAGATATGGTGTTGGTAAAAGAAGAGTATGCAAAACAACTAATTTTTAAAAATTTATTAGTTCAAATAATTGATAATGAAAATAATTTATATAGATCAACACAAACTTTGAGTCTTCAAAATAATAAAAAAGATAATTATACTTCTATATTAGGATTAGCTGGTGGAGGAACTTTATATCCGTTCCATACTATAATTAATAATAATTCAATTAAAAATATTTATTTAATGATTAATAAAGAAAAAAATAAAAAATATAAAGTAGCAATTAACTTTGAAGTTGATATTCCTATATTTGCATCAACAACTAGTGATTTAACTTTTCATGCAACAAGTGGTGATACAAATATATTAAAACTAGACATTACTACAAATGCTTTAATTGATTAATTATATATGTCATTAGAAATGAGAGATATATTATGAAAAAAGCAACTAAATTATTACTTTCTATCTTACCAATTTCATCAATTAGTTTTTTAAGTGTAGTTTCATGTTCAACAAGAAATTCAAATGCAAAACAACCAGATAAAAAGCCTGAAAAACCAAATGAAAACACTCCAAAAACACCATCAAAACCAGATGAATCAAAACAACCAGATAACAACAATACAAATCCAGGTGATTCAAATAATGGTTCGAATAACCCAGAAATTAAGCCTGATCCTAGTGAAAATCCACAATCAGACCAACCAATGGATAAACCTGATGAAAAAATTGACAAGCCAAGTCATTCAGATAAACCACAAGCAGATGATTCTAACAACAATAGAGACATTTTTTCTGACCTAGACAAAATATCTAAAGAAATTTCATTTGAGACATTTTCTTTTTATACTCAAAGAGATGCAGTTACTGCACTTGTTGATTTGCAAAAGGATCCATCAACAATTTATACAATTTTTTCTAAAGATTATAAAACTATATTTGATAAATATCATATTCAGTTCTTAGCAAACAATGAAGAAAGTGCTAATAATGAAAAGGGTCTAATTGAAAAGGTTAAACTTAAATTCACTCATAAGAAATTTGATCAATCAAAGATATTAGATTTTATTTTCACCGGATTTAAAAAGAATGAATATACTAGTATTACAAATAATAAAGAAAAATATATAACAAAAAGAGAAAAAGTAGAAAAAATAACAGATTTATTTCCATCATTAATAGGTTATGTGTTGTTATACAGTCAAGATCATAATCAATATAAGAATTTAATGGAAGCAAAAAACGTTATTAATTTTGAAGACTTAGAAAATGGTAATTCATCATTATTTATAGATAAAGCACCTTTGCTTAATGTTGCAACTATTAAAGATTATCTATTTGAATTTAATCCTGAATTAGGTAAACTTTATAAAGAAAAAATAACAGCAGTTAAATATGATGATTACAATGGTATTCTAGGTGTAAAACTAGAGATAGAAAATAGAGATTTTGATCCTAAAACTACAAAAGAACCAATCATAGAAAAAGAGTTTGTTTTTGATAATTTTAGAAAAGTGAATATAAAAGATAATGAAAAGAATCCACTATCTTTATTTTTAACTCAAGACAAATTTAAAGAAATGACAAAAAGCGGATTATTAAAAACTAAAATACAAGAACTTAGATCTTCAAATAAGTTAGAAAAAAAGGAACTACTTCAAGACAAAAAAATAGACTTTCTTAAACAACAAATATTTAAAAACTTATTAGTAGATATAAATGACAATTCACATAATATATATAGATCACAATCAACTTTAAGTTTAGGTTCTAATAAGACTTATAAATCAATTTTAGGTCTAGCAGGTGGTTTTTCAATTTATCCATTCCATACTTCAATTAATAAAGACTCAATCAAAAATATCTATTTATCAATTAATAAAGATGAAGAAAATGTACATAAAGCAATAATAGAATTTGAAGTTTACATACCTGTTTTTTCTACAGGATTTAGTGATCTAAAATCTTATGCAACAAGCGGAGATGAAAAATATTTAGTTTTAAAAATTGTACAAACTACTTCAATTCAATAAATTTATATAAATACTAAAAAAACTTAGACCCCCCCGCTACCATAAACACGGACTAAAATTTTTCAATATTATAACAGGATTGTTTTCTGAATTGTACAGGAGACAATCCTTTTAATTTTTCTTTTATTCTTATGTTGTTATATCAATAAATATATTTATGAATTCTTTTAGTTAACTCTTCTACTGAATTATATTTTTCACCATAATAAATTTCTTGCTTTAATAAACCAAAGAAGTTTTCTATAATAGCATTATCTAAGCAATTACCTTTTCTAGACATACTTTGTGTTATGTTATTTTCTTCTAGTTTTTTAGCTCAACTAATGTGCTGATAATGAAATCCCTGATCAGAATGAATCAACAAACCATTTGTATTTTTAACATTTTTAAGTGCTTTGTCTAGCATTGAATTTGTTAGGTTTAAGTTAGGATTGGTTTGAATTGAATATGAAATAATTTCATCATTGTAAAGATCAATAATTGGTGATAAATATAACTTTTGACCATTAACTTTAAACTCTGTTACATCAGTGCATCAAAGTTTGTTTGCTTGTAAAGAATGAAAATTTCTTTTTAAAACATTATCTGCAATTTTTCCAACAGTTCCTTTATAAGAACTATATCTTCCATTTTTTGTTCTAAATTTAATACACTGAACTCCAAGCTCTTTAGTTAACCTTAAAATCTTTTTGTGATTTACAATATATCCTTTTGATTTTAAGGCCATTTTTAGCCTTCTATGCCCATACGTTTCAAATGATTTGCTAAAAATGTCAACAATCATTTCCTTTAATTCTTTATCTTTATCTATTGTATTTTCTAACTTATGTTTTCATTCATAAAAAGACGATTTAGGTAATTTAGCTATTTTTAAGAGAATAGGAATCTTAACTTTTTTATGTGTTTTTAACAATTCTAAAACTACTTTTGTTTTTTCCTTGTTGATTTTTCTTTTGTCAACAAGGTGTGGAACTTTTTTCAGAATTCAGCCTCCAACTTATAGTATTCCACTTGTTCTTTTAATTCTTTAATTTGTTGTTCATTATTGATTTTTACTTGTGATTTCTTTATTTTAGCTGGTTTTTTATTAGGGTTTTTCATAATTTTCTTAGGTCTTCCTATATTATTATTTAACCCTAAAAATCCATATTCTCTATATTTTTTAACTCAACCAGCTATAGTTGATGAATAAATAATATTAAACTTTTTTGCGACTTCATCATATGAGTGATTAGTTTCAAGTTTATATAATACAATTTTTAGTTTTAGCTTTGCACTATAATAAGGCTTTTTTTCCTTATTAATTAGCCCTTCTATTCTAAACGCTTCAAATCTATTAACTAAACTTTCTACAGTATCAACTGAAATATCATATTTATTTGCTAAATAAGTACTCTTTTTAATATTAAGTTTTTTAGCTTCTTTAACAATTTTTAACTTTTTTTCTAAATTTAATTTAGACATATAAAAACCCCATTTCCTGGATTTTAGTCCGAAATATGGGGTTCGGGAGAGACTACATCTAGGTTTTTTTATTTTCTATTTATTATTTTTTAAATATTCTAATCCGTTTTGATAGCTTAACAAAAGTATGTCGTGTTTTAAATTATTATCTTTAGCATAATCTAAAATAGTTAAAATTCTTTCATTTTTACTTAGTTTTAATTCAGTATTTCTAGCTAATCTTTTAAGATCATCTTTTATAAAATTACTATTTAATCTTTTAATTATTTGATTTTTATAATTATTTAATTCATCTAAATTAATATTATATTTATGATTTAAAACTAAAATAACTTCATTTAAATAATTATTAACAAATTCAACCACTTTATCATTTTTTAAGGCTTGATAAACATATAAATACTTGTTAAAACTAAAGTTTTTAAAAACAAACCAAGCTAAAGAACAATGCAAAGCATTTAACATATAAATCTTTTTAGTTATTTGTATATCAAAACTAGTTGTATAAGTTAAGTTAGGTACTTGTTTAAAATCACTTGGTAATTGAGTTTTATCAACAATTCATAAATAATAATCTTCACATTCTAAATAATCATTTAGAATGTTTTTATTACTAACTATCCTATCAACTAAAACATCAACAAAATAAATATTATTGTTTAAATTAGAAAAATAAGACTTAAATAAGCTACTAACTCTAATTCCATTTTCACAACACATAATAATTAGTTTTTGATTATTTTTGATCTTATAATCTATTAATTGATTAACATAATAAATAATATGTTTTAAGTTTTTAATTCCAATTGAAATAGTTAATAAACTAACTTCATTTCAAGTCTTTTTATAATTTATAAAATCAGTTAATAGTCAAGCTGAAATGTTAGTTATACTTATTTTTTTACTATCTGAAGTATGTATTTTAATTAATTTCTGAGTATTTATTTTATTAACAATATCAATATTGTTATCAACAAAATAAATATGATCAACAATAGAGCTTAAAATTGGAGCAATAAAACCACAACCGATGTTTCCTGCTCCAAAGTGAATTAAATTCATCTATTTTCTTTTATTACTTTTTAATCATTTAACATAAACAAAATCTAGTAATTGAATAACAAGTTGAGCTTTAATTGAATTAATACTTCACAACTCTGATTCATCAGTTTCAAAATATAAATACTTATCAAATAAACTAATCATTGAACTTTGTTTTGGACCAATTCCTATAATTTTTACTTTTTTATTTAATGATTCAGCAATCTTTTTAATATATTCATTTTCACCAGATATTGTAATTAAAATTACTAAATCATCAGGTTTTATAATATTTAAATAAGTTTTTATAGAAATATAATCTGATTCACTAATTGCATCTTTTTGATACCAACGTAAACGTTGAATAAAATTTTTTGAAACATTATATGAAAGGTTAAAAGCAAATAAATAAATTTTATTAGCTTTATTAATTAAATTCACAACTTCATTAATTGGTTGAGTTTTTAAATTAATTTGTTGTTGTTTAATTGAGTTTAAAAGTATTTCAAAATAATCGTTATAAAATTTTGCTTTATCATCAATTCTTGAACTAATTGGAATTAATTCATTATCTATAATGATTGAATTTGAAATATCATTTAATCTGAATTTTAATTCATTAAAACCTTTTAAGTTAAGTTTTTCAGCAAATCTTGTAATTTTATTAGGACTTGTATTACATTCTTTAGAAATTGCTGTGATTGTTAAATTTTTAATATTAGTATAGTTTTTTAATAAATAAGTACCAATATTTTTGTAATCTTGACTACAATCTGTTTTAATAAAATCTTTAATTTTTGTTAGTAAATCTATTGCCATGTAATCACCCTTAATATTGATACTTATTATTAATTATTGTTTTGTACAAAAACTTATAACTTTATCTATTGTTGGATTTTTTAATAAGTCATTAAATAAATCATCATTCATAGCATTAATTGCGATATTTTGTAACATATCAATTTGATCTTCTTGTTTTAATGCTAAACCTATAACTAATTGTACTTCAGAATTATCTCAAATAAGTGGTTTTTGTAAGTGTATAACAACGATTAAAGAGTTTTTTAAACTCAACATACCCTCATAAATTCCATGAGGAATTGCTATTTTGCTTCCAATATTAAAAGAACAATCTTCTTCTCTTTTATTAATAGAATCAATATATTCTAAACTAACATTTTCTTGTTTTAAAAGTTCTTTTAAATAATCTAGACATTCTTGTTTTGAATTGAATGTTTTATTTAAATATATTTTTTTATATATGTTTTTAGTTTCTAACATTACATTACTTGACCTCCTGTAATGTTAATCGATTGACCTGTACAATAACTAGCTTTTTCTGAAATATAAAATAATAAAACATTTAAAACATCTTCAAAACTACACCCTCTTTTTAAAGGAACTTTACTAATATAGTATTGTTTAACTTCTGATTCTTTAATATTTAGTTTTTTAGCATATTGTGGGATTAAACCTTCAAACATTTCTGAATCTAAAAAATTACCTAGCATTAGTGAGTTAACTCTAATATTATGTTCAGCTAAATCTAAAGCTATACTTTGAGTTAATCCAACTCCACCAAATTTAGCCGCTGAATAACCTGAATTATATTTAGAACCAACTCTTCCTGATTTTGAATTAATTTGAATTATATTACCTTTTGTATTGTTTTTAATCATTATTTTTGCTGCTTGTTTTGCTGTTAAAAAATATCCATCTAAATTAATTTTTAGACTTGTAATAAAGTCTTGATATTCAAATGAAGTAATTTTTGCTGACTTTGCTCATCCTGCATTATAAACTAATGTATCAATTGTTTTGTATTTATTTTCGATCTCGTTAAATACATTAATTACATCTTTTTCATTGGTCAAATCACATACAAAAGTATCAATTTGATGATTTTCTTCTTTTAATTGATCAAGTTTTTCTTTATTCAAATCTAAAACAACAACTTGATAATTATTTTTATCAAGACCAAGTGCTAGAAATTTACCTAAACTTTTAGCTCCACCTGCAACAATAGCAACTTTTTTCATTATTTTTCTTCCTTAGTTTTTTGTTTTTTATTTTCAATTAATTCATATAAATCATCATATGTATTTTTACCAATAAATTGTTCAACAGGATATATTAAAGCGTTTGGAGCTTTTTGAGATGCAAAATCTTTAAAACTTTTCATAGTTATAACAATATCATATTCATCTTTTAAATCTTTAACTGCTATATTTGATACTTGAATATCATAATTATTGTTGCTAACTCATTTTCTAATTAAACCAGCAGCCATTGCAGAAGAACCTACCCCTGCTTCACAACAAACAACAATTTTTTTAATATCGTTATTATTTTTTATTGTTTTTTGATCCAAGTCTTGCTCATTAAATTCAATACCTTCATCAGTGATTTTAAATCCTTGATTTGATTCAGATTGTAAATTTTTTCTATTTTTTAATAACAATAAAACACTAATTCCAAATGCTATTAATGTACCAACAACAAATGACAATAAATTAATTAATAACGCATGTGTTCCATTAGATAAAGCAATTAGTGAAATCAAACTACCTGGACTTGGAGTTCCTATAGTTCCTCCTCCTAAATAAGAAGTAATAAATTGTGCACCAACTACACCTAGCATTGTTGCTAATAACATTTTTGGTTTTTTAATAATAAATACAAAATATACTTCATGAATTCCACCAATTGTATGAATTAATGAACTAGCCGTTGCGTTATATCTATCTTCTTTTTTAGTAAAAATAATATAAGCTAATAATAAATCTAAACCAGGACCAGGATTTGGATCATATAAGAAAAAGATTGATCTAGGGTTTGCAACTCCATTAGATCTTTGAATTTGAATTTCATTATAACCAATAGGTCCTAAAACACCGTGATTTAAAGCGTTATTTAAAAATGATACTTTAATTGGTTCAGTAAAAAAACCTAATAAAGGAGCAACTCATTTATTATCTCCAAATAATTTAATAATTGAGATCATTACAAAAGTAATACCCCACATTATTCATCCTCAGCTTCAAAATACAACTAAACCTAGTAATATAGCATAAATTGCTAATCCAAAATTTTTAACTAGCATTTCTAAGCCCGGATTAATTTTATGTAAATATAATTTTTCTACTTTTTTTAAAAATAATGCTGATAAAGGTCCAACTATCATAGCACCAATAAATTGGTTTGGTGAACCAGGATGAACCCATTTATCTCCTACTTTTTGTCAAATATAATGACTATAAATATGATCAGTACCAGTAATTGTTGCAACTATAATAAAAGTTGCAATCATTCCACCTCTTAAACCATAAACTAGTCTACCACCATTAAATGCAATTAATATTGGTAAAAGTCATTTAATTTCTGGTTCAACCAATCTTCCTAACATTGGTACATCAAATCAACCTAGTTTTTTATTATGATCAAAATCATATAAAAACATAGCTGTTCAAAGTCCTCAAGCTAGTAAAACACCAATTGATGGCATAATCATACCAGCCATAAAAGACCCAGTTTTTTGAACTTTAAGTTTAAATTTATTTGCTCATTCTTTGTGAGTCATCTGAACTTTTGAGTTCATCAAACATTCATCTCCTAAGATTATATTAACTCAGGTTGTAAATATTTACAATATGCTGTAAATATTTTTATATCGGCAAATTATTCAAATAAAAAAGCGCTTTTGGCGCTGCTATTATATTTTTATTATATCTATATTATATCTATATTATTTCTTTTTATGATTTATTGTATCTTGATGTATCTTATTGTATCTTTAGTATATCAGTATTATATCGCTTCCTTCTATTATTTTGATATATAAAAAAGATATGTTATTTATCAATGCGTATTCAATAACCTGTTTTGTTTGAACCAATTCTTTTTAAAATATTCTTCTTAACTAGTTTTTTAACTGTTCTTTGCATTGTTATTCAAGACATATCAAATTCATCAGCCAATTCTGTTAATGATGAAATCTTTTGATTTTTATCACAATAATTTAAAATATCTTCTTCTAAAGAAGATAAATTCATATTTTCTACTATATCTTCTGTTTTAATTTCTACACTATTACTATTTTCATGAACACTCAAAAACTCATCATCAGTTTTTTTCTATAAAAGCTAAAAGTAAATCCAAAATTAGAAATATCATATGAATATTTAATGTTGTACTTATCACATAAACTAAATACAGTTTGAAAACCTGTTCCAAAGTTTTCTACAAGATTATTTTTATATAATGTAGTAGCTATAAGTGGATTCATTGGCTTAGATGAAATTTTACCTTCAGCAAAATTTGCTGGAATAGTATTTAATGGAAAATGACCAGGATTATAAATTCTGACTTCACTTGGAAAAATTGATATTTCGTTATAATCACCACTAGTTATTCTCATATGAACAAAACTATTAACGATAATTTCACGAATTGCTTTAACTGGAATTTCTGGACGCGGAACTCTTCTTAAATCTTCATAAACATAGACCTGATTTATGTTTTTTAGTATGTATTCAATAGATCTGTCAATACATTCAAAAATATTTCCTTCAAATCTAATATTATCAATAAGAGTTATTCTTTCATCTGTTAAAAACTTACCTAGTTTTACAGTTAATGGTTTATTTTTTGAAAATAAATAATATCCGGCATTATTTAGTTTATCATTTTCCATTAGATCTAATTTTATTAGCGCTTCTTTGGTTGAGTTAAAAATATAATTAAACTTTCCTAGATCATATGCCTTTCTTACATAATTTATTAAAAGATTTTCATCAACTTCATCTTCTCCATACTTTGTTATTTTTTTCTCAAGTTAAATTAGTAAATTCATTGGTTTGAAATAATTTTCTAAGTTCATTATTGTAAATAATTTGATCTTGATCATCAACTCTTGTGTAATATTTTCCATATGCTGAATACGGTCTTTCAGCACCATTTACTTCTATAGAAATATAATTTAAATCGTCCTGTTTTAAAACAACAACATTAGGATGTATATTTGGTTTTATATGATTTTTTATTTCATTTGCAATATCAGTTGTAGTTGTTTTACCAATTTGTTGACCAACAATTGTTCCATCATTTTTAATTCCAAAATAAAGAATACCATGGCCATTTTTGTTTAGCATTGCGCACAGTGAAATTACAGCTTCTTTTAGTTCTGCTGCACTTTTTTTAAATTCTACTTGCTCACTTTCTCTGTTAAACATATATAACCTACCTCATTAATTATTTATTTTAAATAAGCATTTTACTATATCTTTACTATACCTTTATTATATCTTTAATATATCAATATTATATCTATAAAACTTTTATTATATCTTTTTATATCGACTTAAACTATACAAACAGAAGCTATATCCATCACCAATAACAACCCTTTAAAAAATATAGTATATTCTACAAACTTGTGATAAACTAAAATTGCTGGCAACAGCAAACTTTGATATTAATCTTTGTTTTTAAAAGGTTATTATCTATTTAGCTAAAGTCTGATTTATTAAACATGCAAAAAAGCTGCCCTTATGGCAGCTTTTTTGCTTTATATTATTTTATTAAATTATTCAATTACGTATGGTAATAAAGCCATTTGACGAGCTCTTTTAATTGCTAAAGCTAATTGTCTTTGATCTTTTGGAGAAGTTCCTGTAATTCTTCTTGGTAAAATTTGACCATTAGGTGAGATGAATTTTTTTAGTAATTCAATATCTTTGTAGTCGATGTATTTAATATTGTTTTTTTGGAAAAAATTAACTTTTTTTCTTTTTTTAATTTTTTTAACTTGCATGAAAACTATACCTTTCTACTTATTCTCATAAAATTGAAAGTTCATCATCATCTGAAACTACTAAATCGTCAAATGATGAATCGCTATTTTGTTGAGTAGGTTGGTTAGGTGTGAAATTATCGTTTTGTTCAGTTGTCATATTATTTCTATTTTTAGCTGGTTCTAAGAAATTAACTCTTTCAGCTAATACATTTACAATTGTTTCAAATTTACCATCAGGTGTTTGATTGTTTCTAGTTGTAATTCTTCCTTCAACTGAAATTAAACTTCCTTTTGATAAATACTTAACCATATTTTCAGCAGTTCTATCAAATGCAGAACAAGGTATATAATTAGTTTTTTCTTCTTTGGTTGAAAATTCAGAAACAGCAACTGTAAAAAAAACAAACTTAGATCCGTTTTTTGCTACTCTTAATTCTAAATCTCTTGTAATTCTACCTACCAAATTTACTCTATTCATAATTTCCTTAATTATTTGCTTTCTTTTACAGCAGCTTCTTCTCTTTTAATAAATGGCTTTCTAAAGTTTTTCTTTTCACGTTGTTCTTCTTCATATTTAGTCATATCAGTTTTTGAAAGAACAACTGATTGTTCATAATTTTGGATGTTTTCTGTATTTAAAACTAGTGTTCTAACAACGTTTTTATCAATTTTTGCAATACGTTCAAATTCTTTAATTGCTTGAGTTGTAGCTTC
Proteins encoded:
- the rpsF gene encoding 30S ribosomal protein S6, giving the protein MIKKYEVMYILDQDVKDTKELVSKLDAILAENGKILESNDLGLLDFTYEINHKKKGFYHVVIVEATTQAIKEFERIAKIDKNVVRTLVLNTENIQNYEQSVVLSKTDMTKYEEEQREKKNFRKPFIKREEAAVKESK